In Panacibacter ginsenosidivorans, the following proteins share a genomic window:
- a CDS encoding GatB/YqeY domain-containing protein has translation MSLEQNIMAEMKDAMKSKNEAVLRSLRAIKAEIIKAKTEPGANGQISEDTELKMLQKMVKQRKDSLEIYQQQNRADLAQKEVEEIAVIEKFLPKQLSEAELKEALAKIITEVGAASPADMGKVMGAATKQLAGKADGKAISAAVKELLSK, from the coding sequence ATGAGTTTAGAACAAAACATCATGGCCGAAATGAAAGATGCCATGAAATCTAAGAACGAAGCTGTTTTGCGTAGCCTGCGTGCTATAAAAGCAGAGATCATAAAAGCAAAGACAGAACCCGGTGCAAACGGCCAGATCTCTGAAGACACGGAATTAAAAATGTTGCAGAAAATGGTAAAGCAGCGTAAAGATTCATTGGAAATTTACCAGCAGCAAAACCGTGCAGACCTTGCGCAAAAAGAAGTAGAAGAAATTGCAGTAATAGAAAAATTTCTTCCTAAACAATTAAGTGAGGCTGAGTTAAAAGAAGCTTTGGCAAAGATCATTACAGAAGTTGGTGCAGCATCTCCTGCTGATATGGGTAAGGTTATGGGCGCTGCCACTAAACAGCTTGCAGGCAAAGCTGATGGCAAAGCAATTTCCGCTGCTGTAAAAGAGTTACTTAGCAAATAA
- the gldC gene encoding gliding motility protein GldC: protein MQTSTITIDVHLDNDKVPEQINWKADSSTAAEAQHAKAVMLSFWDGADKSALRIDLWTKDMMVDEMADFFYQTLITMADTYNRATHNQEMVDDMKKFAKDFYNKFREQQLKESK from the coding sequence ATGCAAACATCAACAATTACAATTGACGTACATCTGGATAATGACAAAGTACCCGAGCAGATCAACTGGAAAGCAGACAGCAGCACTGCCGCAGAAGCTCAGCATGCAAAAGCAGTAATGCTTTCTTTCTGGGATGGTGCAGATAAAAGTGCCTTACGCATTGACCTTTGGACAAAAGATATGATGGTAGATGAAATGGCCGATTTCTTTTATCAAACGCTCATCACCATGGCTGATACTTACAACCGGGCCACACACAACCAGGAGATGGTAGATGATATGAAAAAATTTGCCAAAGATTTTTATAATAAGTTTCGTGAGCAACAGTTGAAGGAAAGCAAGTAA
- a CDS encoding glycosyltransferase encodes MRIALIHHSDDLSNDYAAYLAALLDEIATSKEYVIKDYDHVVNARESIKEENVLLHIVIPANSSFSLKYWYSYKLARILKKYRMDKTLCLYGVCTSSNIDQILVVPDMALLRPQKGMLLWQQFATSKMKESLQLAASVLTYSATAAEAVRAVTNIEKKINVIPYTAPEIFVPMEWHNKLYVKSRYAQNKEYFIAILPDNNEAVFVDLLKAYSKFKKWQQSGMKLILLPKEEGFSKAIEQKLDTYKYREDVSLVNDADKKDVADLIAAAYALLHPAMNDADLWPMIIALQCNTPVITTNQESLNEYGGEAAVYVAEKDPEAFGDKLNQLYKEEEQKTKMVEAAALQTANYKQQDFTEQLWQLLTQQQ; translated from the coding sequence ATGCGTATAGCACTTATACATCACAGTGATGATCTCTCCAATGATTATGCCGCTTACCTTGCGGCATTACTGGATGAAATAGCCACTTCAAAAGAATATGTGATCAAAGATTATGATCATGTGGTAAATGCAAGAGAAAGCATCAAAGAAGAAAATGTTTTACTCCACATCGTTATTCCCGCAAACAGTAGTTTTTCTTTAAAGTACTGGTATAGCTATAAACTGGCACGCATCTTAAAGAAATACAGGATGGATAAAACGCTTTGCCTGTATGGTGTTTGCACTTCTTCCAACATTGATCAAATACTGGTTGTGCCGGATATGGCTTTGCTGCGGCCGCAAAAAGGAATGTTGTTGTGGCAACAGTTCGCCACTTCAAAAATGAAGGAAAGCTTACAACTGGCCGCTTCCGTATTAACTTATTCAGCCACTGCTGCAGAAGCTGTAAGGGCCGTTACAAATATTGAAAAAAAAATAAACGTGATCCCCTATACAGCCCCAGAGATTTTTGTGCCTATGGAATGGCATAACAAGCTCTATGTAAAAAGCCGGTATGCACAGAACAAGGAATATTTTATTGCTATCTTACCAGATAACAATGAAGCTGTTTTTGTTGACCTGTTAAAAGCCTATTCAAAATTCAAGAAGTGGCAGCAAAGCGGTATGAAACTGATATTGTTGCCCAAAGAAGAAGGTTTTTCAAAAGCTATAGAACAAAAGCTGGATACTTATAAATACCGCGAAGATGTAAGTCTGGTAAATGATGCAGACAAAAAAGATGTTGCCGATCTGATTGCCGCTGCTTACGCCTTATTACATCCGGCTATGAACGATGCAGACCTTTGGCCGATGATCATTGCATTGCAATGTAATACGCCGGTTATTACAACAAACCAGGAAAGTTTAAATGAATATGGTGGCGAAGCGGCTGTGTATGTTGCAGAAAAAGATCCCGAAGCTTTTGGTGATAAACTTAATCAGCTATACAAAGAAGAAGAGCAGAAAACTAAAATGGTGGAAGCCGCTGCACTTCAAACGGCCAATTATAAACAGCAGGATTTCACAGAACAACTATGGCAATTACTGACACAACAACAGTAA